Within the Planctomycetota bacterium genome, the region GCCCGACCCGAACGGCGATTCCCGCAACAGCGCGATCAAGCAGGTGGCCTCGGGCCGCTTCGGCGTGACGAGCCTCTACCTGGTCAACGCCCAGGAGCTTCAGATCAAGATCGCCCAGGGGGCCAAGCCCGGCGAGGGCGGCCAGCTTCCGGGGCACAAGGTCTATCCCTGGATCGCGAAGGTGCGGCACGCCACGCCGGGGGTGGGGCTCATCTCGCCGCCGCCCCATCACGACATCTATTCGATCGAGGATCTGGCGGAGCTCATCTACGACCTCAAGTGCTCCAACGACCGCGCCCGGGTGAGCGTCAAGCTCGTGGCGGAGGTGGGGGTGGGAACGATCGCCGCCGGCGTCGCGAAGGCCAAGGCGGACGTCGTCCTCATCAGCGGCCACGACGGCGGGACGGGCGCCTCGCCCCTGACCTCGATCAAGCACGCCGGGGTTCCCTGGGAGCTGGGGCTGGCGGAGACCCAGCAGGTGCTCGTTCTGAACAACCTCCGCAGCCGCATCCGCGTGGAGGCGGACGGGCAGCTCAAGACCGGCCGGGACGTCGTGATCGCGGCGCTTCTGGGGGCGGAGGAGTTCGGGTTCGCCACGGCGCCGCTCGTCGTGCTCGGATGCATCATGATGCGGGTGTGCCACCTCAACACGTGTCCGGTGGGGGTGGCCACGCAGGATCCCGCGCTCCGGAAGAAGTTCACGGGCGACCCGGCGCACGTGGTGAACTTCATGCGCTTCATCGCCCAGGAGGTCCGGGAGTACATGGCGCGGCTCGGGTTCCGGCGGCTCGACGAGATGGTCGGCCGCTCCGACCGGATCGAGATGCGCCGGGCGGTGGACCACTGGAAGGCGAAGGGGCTGGATTATGCGGAGATTCTTTATCGCCCGCCGGTGCCGGAGGGGACGCCGCTTCACTGCACCCAGGCGCAGGACCACGGGCTGGAGCGGACGCTCGACAAGGAGAAGCTCCTGCCCTTGTGCCGGCCGGCCCTGGAGCGGGGCGAGTCGGTGGCCGCGACGCTTCCGATCCGGAACGTGAACCGCACGGTGGGCACGATTCTGGGCAGCGAAGTGACGCGCCGGTACGGGGCCAAGGGGCTGCCGACGGACACGATCTGGCTCCACTTCCAGGGTTCGGCGGGGCAGAGCTTCGGGGCTTTCGTGCCGAAGGGGATCACGCTTGTTCTCGAAGGGGACGCCAACGACTATCTCGGCAAGGGCCTCTCGGGCGGCAAGATCATCGTCTATCCGCCGAAGGAGGCGACCTTCCTTCCCGAGGAGAACGTCATCGTGGGGAACGTGGCCTTCTACGGGGCCACGGACGGCGAGGCGTACATCCGGGGGATCGCGGGGGAGCGGTTCTGCGTGCGCAACAGCGGCGTCTCCGCGGTCGTCGAGGGCGTGGGGGATCACGGCTGCGAGTACATGACGGGCGGCCGGGTGATCGTGCTCGGGCCCACGGGGCGCAACTTCGCCGCCGGCATGTCGGGCGGATACGCGTACGTCCTGGACGAGGACGGCAGCTTCCCCTCGCGGTGCAACAAGGCGATGGTGGGGCTCTACCCGCTCGACGATCCCGAGGAGATCGAGAAGGTCCGCTCCCTGATCCTGCGGCACGCGCAGTATACCCAGAGCCAGAAGGCCTGGAGGGTGCTGGCGCTCTGGGAGGAAATGTGGCCGCGCTTCGTCAAGGTGCTGCCGCACGACTTCAAGCGGGCGCTCGAGGCGGAGCGGAAGGTCCGCGCCCTGGGCCTGCCGGAGGAAGAGGCGGAGATGGCGGCGTTCGAGCTGAACGCCTCCGACAAGGCGGCCCGCGTGGGAGGGATGTAGGTTCCGCATCGCGAACGAAAGGCGATCCATGGGCAAACCGACCGGCTTTATGGAGTTCCCGCGGGAGGCCCCGCCGTACCGGCCTCCCGCCGAGCGCGTGGGCGACTGGAAGGAGTTCCACATCCACGTGGAGGAGGAAAAGCTCCGCCGGCAGGGCGCGCGCTGCATGGACTGCGGCGTCCCCTTCTGCCACACGGGCACGCTCCTGGGGGGCATGGCCTCCGGGTGTCCGATTCACAATCTGATCCCGGAGTGGAACGACCTGGTCTACCGCGATCGCTGGCGGGAGGCGCTCGACCGGCTTCATAAGACGAACAATTTCCCCGAGTTCACGGGTCGGGTGTGTCCGGCGCCCTGCGAGGGCTCGTGCGTCCTGGGGATCAACGACAGCCCCGTCACGATCAAGACGATCGAGTGCGCGATCGTGGACAAGGGCTTCGAGATGGGCTGGATCCGGCCGGAGCCGCCCGAGCGCCGGACGGGGAAGAAGGTGGCCGTGGTGGGCTCGGGGCCGGCGGGGCTCGCCTGCGCCGCCCAGCTCAACCGGGCGGGGCACCTCGTGACCGTCTTCGAGCGGGACGACCGCATCGGGGGCCTTCTCATGTACGGCATCCCCAACATGAAGCTCGAGAAGGGGATCGTCGAGCGGCGGGTCCGCCTCCTGGAGGAGGAGGGGGTGATCTTTAAGACCGGCGTCGAGGTGGGGAAGAACTACCCCGCGGACCGTCTTCTGCGGGAGTTCGACGCCGTGGTGCTGGCGATCGGGGCGACCAAGCCGCGGGATCTGCCCGTCGAGGGGCGCTCCCTCCGGGGGATCCACTTCGCGATGGAGTTTCTCCTGAAGAACACCAAGAGCCTCCTCGACAGCGGCCATCGGGACGGGAATTACATCTCCGCCCGGGACAAGGACGTGATCGTGATCGGCGGCGGCGACACGGGGACCGACTGCGTGGGGACCGCGATGCGCCACGGCTGCCGGTCGCTCGTCCAGTTCGAGATCCTTCCGCGGCCGCCTCTGGAGCGGG harbors:
- a CDS encoding glutamate synthase subunit beta, whose amino-acid sequence is MGKPTGFMEFPREAPPYRPPAERVGDWKEFHIHVEEEKLRRQGARCMDCGVPFCHTGTLLGGMASGCPIHNLIPEWNDLVYRDRWREALDRLHKTNNFPEFTGRVCPAPCEGSCVLGINDSPVTIKTIECAIVDKGFEMGWIRPEPPERRTGKKVAVVGSGPAGLACAAQLNRAGHLVTVFERDDRIGGLLMYGIPNMKLEKGIVERRVRLLEEEGVIFKTGVEVGKNYPADRLLREFDAVVLAIGATKPRDLPVEGRSLRGIHFAMEFLLKNTKSLLDSGHRDGNYISARDKDVIVIGGGDTGTDCVGTAMRHGCRSLVQFEILPRPPLERAPDNPWPQWPRVYKLDYGQEEAAARFGGDPRVYAITTKRFVGDAEGRVREVHTVQVRWEKGHNGRPAMVEIPGTEKVWPAQLVLLALGFLGPEEFLLKQLGVATDERSNAKAEFGSFATSVPKVFAAGDARRGQSLVVWAIAEGRQCAREVDRYLMGRTALP